In Actinomadura citrea, a single window of DNA contains:
- a CDS encoding MFS transporter: MTSTERTARAVRQEPEPSRWAAVAAVALGTFLLVTAEQLPIGLLTEVGSALRVSEATAGLMVTVPSLVAAIAAPVVPALVGGLDRRLLLLGLMGLMTCANLTSALAPNFGVLVSSRVVVGVAIGGFWAVAGGLAVRLVNEAHVPRATAIIFGGVGAANVFGVPIGTVVGGLTGWRIAFASLSALALVALAALLSVLPPLAASQVMSPRLLARQLRNPGVRVGILATFLVVTGHFAAYTFVSPALQRLSGIDARLVGPLLFGFGIAGMIGNFAAGAALARRTHRTVQVITLTLAVAMPLFLLLGRGTVGGIALLVVWGLAYGGVSVGLQTWMIKAAPRAVEPASALWVAVFNLSIGLGALVGGVALDSLGLSGVLWLGGAAALVAALAVSTARGHADLR; encoded by the coding sequence GTGACGAGTACCGAGCGGACCGCCCGCGCCGTACGGCAGGAGCCGGAGCCAAGCCGCTGGGCGGCCGTGGCGGCGGTGGCGCTGGGCACGTTCCTGTTGGTCACCGCCGAACAACTGCCCATCGGCCTGCTCACCGAGGTGGGCTCGGCGCTGCGGGTGTCCGAAGCCACGGCCGGACTGATGGTGACCGTGCCCAGCCTCGTCGCGGCGATCGCGGCCCCGGTGGTCCCGGCGCTGGTCGGCGGGCTGGACCGGCGGCTGCTGCTACTCGGCCTGATGGGGTTGATGACCTGCGCCAACCTGACGTCCGCGCTGGCGCCGAACTTCGGCGTGCTGGTGTCGTCCCGCGTGGTGGTCGGGGTGGCGATCGGCGGGTTCTGGGCGGTCGCGGGCGGGCTGGCGGTCCGGCTGGTGAACGAGGCGCACGTGCCGCGCGCCACCGCGATCATCTTCGGCGGGGTCGGCGCGGCGAACGTGTTCGGCGTGCCCATCGGCACGGTGGTCGGCGGCTTGACCGGGTGGCGGATCGCGTTCGCGTCGCTCAGCGCGCTGGCGCTGGTCGCGCTGGCCGCACTGCTCAGCGTGCTGCCCCCGCTGGCCGCCTCCCAGGTGATGAGCCCGCGCCTGCTGGCCCGGCAGCTGCGCAACCCCGGCGTCCGGGTCGGCATACTGGCCACCTTCCTCGTGGTGACCGGTCATTTCGCGGCCTACACCTTCGTCAGCCCGGCCCTGCAGCGGCTGTCCGGGATCGACGCGCGGCTGGTCGGGCCGCTGCTGTTCGGGTTCGGAATCGCGGGCATGATCGGCAACTTCGCCGCCGGGGCGGCACTGGCCCGCCGGACGCACCGCACCGTGCAGGTGATCACCCTGACCCTTGCCGTCGCGATGCCGCTGTTCCTGCTTCTGGGCCGGGGCACGGTCGGCGGCATCGCGCTGCTGGTCGTGTGGGGCCTGGCCTACGGTGGGGTGTCGGTCGGACTGCAGACCTGGATGATCAAGGCCGCGCCGCGCGCGGTGGAGCCGGCCTCCGCGCTGTGGGTGGCGGTGTTCAACCTGTCGATCGGCCTGGGCGCGCTGGTCGGCGGCGTCGCCCTCGACTCGCTCGGCCTGTCGGGCGTGCTGTGGCTCGGCGGCGCCGCCGCTCTGGTCGCGGCGCTGGCGGTGTCGACCGCACGAGGCCACGCCGACCTGCGCTGA
- a CDS encoding TetR/AcrR family transcriptional regulator → MARPRQFDEQEAVAQATDLFWRRGYNATSVRDLGAELHLTPSSLYRTFEDKHTLFLRALDHYRATESAQARERLATAGRPVRDGLRDWLLWLVGCTAGAEPGPGCLVVNTATELGTTDTEVSARTEAAFEVTRRALRSLLDEGRRNGELRAELDLDAAVEMLFTTVLGLRVRERAGHDPRRLATAIDFAVRALGPAPAEPA, encoded by the coding sequence ATGGCACGACCTCGGCAGTTCGACGAGCAGGAGGCGGTCGCCCAGGCGACCGACCTGTTCTGGCGTCGCGGCTACAACGCCACTTCGGTCCGTGACCTGGGCGCCGAACTGCACCTCACGCCCAGCAGCCTCTACCGGACGTTCGAGGACAAGCACACGCTGTTCCTGCGCGCCCTCGACCACTACCGCGCGACCGAGTCCGCCCAGGCCAGGGAACGGCTGGCGACCGCCGGCCGGCCGGTCCGCGACGGGCTGCGGGACTGGCTGCTGTGGCTGGTGGGCTGCACCGCCGGCGCCGAACCCGGCCCAGGCTGCCTGGTGGTGAACACCGCCACCGAACTGGGCACCACGGACACCGAGGTCAGCGCGCGGACGGAGGCGGCCTTCGAGGTCACCCGGCGGGCATTGCGGTCACTGCTGGACGAGGGGCGTCGCAACGGCGAGCTGCGCGCCGAACTCGATCTCGACGCGGCCGTGGAGATGCTGTTCACCACGGTGCTGGGACTGCGGGTCCGGGAACGCGCCGGACATGACCCGCGGCGGCTGGCCACCGCGATCGACTTCGCCGTCCGCGCGCTGGGCCCCGCGCCGGCGGAGCCGGCCTAG